One Leptospira wolbachii serovar Codice str. CDC genomic region harbors:
- the glmM gene encoding phosphoglucosamine mutase, translating into MRFTKEYDLSSLMISISGVRGKIGQGFGLDEALAFSKSFASMMNGGTAVIGRDSRPSGPYLESLLTSALLASGNSVLTLGLVPTPTTKAVVNLSKANGGIMISASHNPMDWNAFKFISKKGFFFSAEENRKLLSIIQNGSYPKEQISPKGYIDSGEDYIDLHLSSVLKRVNVAKIKKKKFTVFVDAVGGAGSYVVPKFLQMLGCKVVAHNCNPDGTFPRPPEPTAAALKSVEPYFKKSKAEIGFALDPDADRLVLFSPKRGAVSEEYTLPLALTNALSSAKKKAKVVVNLSTSFLNEEVGSRFGAEVIRSKVGEANVVEEMIKNKAVFGGEGNGGVIDPNIPSFGRDTLSGIAHILNLMAETGKTIDALLDELPSLYMDKQSFPLAKGMSLENLYEKFKSEFSPKVISEKDGLWMYVSDSWIHIRPSNTEPIFRVITETKSKFDLETTLKRVKQCVES; encoded by the coding sequence ATGCGATTTACGAAAGAGTATGATCTGTCCTCCCTGATGATTTCCATCTCCGGTGTTCGGGGTAAAATTGGACAAGGGTTTGGTTTAGACGAAGCATTGGCATTTTCAAAATCATTTGCTTCTATGATGAATGGAGGAACGGCTGTAATTGGTCGAGACTCAAGACCGAGCGGCCCGTATTTAGAATCACTTCTCACCTCTGCATTGTTAGCTTCTGGAAATTCTGTTTTAACCTTAGGTCTTGTTCCTACACCGACCACTAAAGCGGTTGTGAATCTGTCCAAAGCCAATGGTGGAATTATGATCTCCGCCTCTCACAATCCTATGGATTGGAACGCATTTAAATTCATTTCTAAAAAGGGATTTTTCTTTTCTGCAGAAGAAAATCGGAAACTCCTTTCTATCATTCAAAACGGGTCTTATCCGAAAGAACAAATTTCACCCAAAGGTTATATTGATTCTGGCGAAGATTATATTGATCTCCATTTATCTTCTGTTTTGAAACGAGTGAATGTCGCAAAAATTAAAAAGAAAAAATTCACCGTCTTTGTAGATGCCGTTGGTGGAGCTGGATCTTATGTGGTTCCTAAGTTTTTACAAATGTTAGGTTGCAAGGTAGTAGCACATAACTGTAATCCGGATGGAACTTTTCCAAGGCCCCCCGAACCAACTGCTGCTGCTTTAAAATCTGTAGAACCTTATTTTAAAAAATCCAAAGCTGAGATTGGTTTTGCTTTAGATCCTGATGCGGATAGACTCGTTTTATTTTCTCCCAAACGTGGGGCTGTTTCAGAAGAGTATACTTTGCCATTGGCACTTACTAACGCATTGTCTTCGGCAAAGAAAAAAGCAAAGGTAGTTGTGAACCTATCCACATCCTTTTTAAACGAAGAAGTTGGTTCTCGGTTTGGTGCGGAAGTCATTCGTAGCAAAGTAGGTGAAGCCAACGTTGTGGAAGAGATGATTAAAAACAAAGCAGTATTTGGTGGGGAAGGAAATGGTGGTGTGATAGACCCAAACATTCCTTCTTTTGGTCGGGACACTTTGTCCGGTATTGCTCATATTCTAAATTTGATGGCAGAAACTGGAAAAACAATTGATGCCCTATTGGATGAACTCCCATCCCTTTATATGGACAAACAATCCTTTCCTTTGGCAAAGGGAATGTCTTTAGAAAATCTTTATGAAAAATTTAAGTCAGAATTTTCTCCGAAAGTCATTTCAGAGAAAGACGGACTTTGGATGTATGTGTCGGATTCTTGGATCCATATACGCCCTTCGAATACAGAACCAATCTTTCGTGTCATTACTGAAACTAAATCCAAATTTGATTTGGAAACTACCTTAAAGAGGGTAAAACAATGTGTGGAATCGTAG
- the rpsT gene encoding 30S ribosomal protein S20 yields MANLKSSKKDIRRTARRKARNGEDRTELRTYARLLIKAIKSGDKTEALTVFSKLASKLDRAAKTKLIHKKNADRKKSRMALRINSIETKAA; encoded by the coding sequence TTGGCTAATTTAAAATCATCTAAAAAAGACATTCGTAGAACTGCTCGTAGAAAAGCACGAAATGGTGAGGATCGCACTGAATTGCGTACTTATGCTCGCCTTCTCATCAAAGCAATTAAATCCGGAGACAAAACGGAAGCTCTTACTGTATTCTCAAAACTTGCTTCCAAGTTGGACAGAGCTGCAAAAACAAAACTGATTCATAAGAAAAATGCGGATCGTAAAAAATCACGTATGGCACTTCGTATTAACTCCATCGAGACAAAAGCCGCCTAA
- a CDS encoding LIC_10450 family protein, which produces MTPEKSKYHYIKIESISEIDPIKLSISQIQQRYIDKDNNRYALRFNKDTRRIEILKLVGNHFELVPHSPAQTVGEDSKSSPHQTPQSAPLITPISEDLKSNPILGKLVGALGNRSNPTDKPSEIQIEKSGSAPEENLMREDVDLNIFEGEEPPPVQETLSHAGLLNTPDLPSPTETEEKTDAEPNLQVGEESNDKTAFQQIEDFIKLLTTYRERVTAIIRNLQSSRIFELTGDPSENKNIVGNFAREMDAQVFEAIDKMVDLHKEMTSYPRPITYYISKAPAEKREEMKLIESDKEKLNRLHLFEMQRLSDIIVKDFKKLSLQLLNILNLKSDIQVKQLQYANQLMYVDAKNASLYFAQDLDKTILDIENWKLSK; this is translated from the coding sequence GTGACTCCCGAAAAATCAAAATATCATTATATAAAAATTGAGTCTATTTCAGAAATTGATCCCATTAAATTATCAATTTCCCAAATCCAACAGAGGTATATCGATAAGGATAACAACCGTTACGCCCTACGTTTTAATAAAGATACACGCAGAATTGAGATTTTAAAATTAGTTGGTAATCATTTTGAATTAGTTCCACATTCTCCCGCACAAACAGTGGGGGAAGACTCAAAATCATCACCGCATCAAACTCCGCAATCGGCTCCCCTCATTACGCCTATCTCAGAAGACCTAAAATCTAATCCCATTTTAGGAAAGTTAGTTGGTGCACTTGGAAACAGATCCAATCCAACCGATAAACCTTCTGAAATTCAAATTGAAAAATCGGGGTCAGCACCAGAAGAAAATCTTATGCGCGAAGATGTAGATTTAAATATCTTTGAGGGAGAGGAACCTCCTCCAGTTCAAGAAACACTCTCTCATGCAGGTCTACTGAACACTCCAGATTTACCGAGTCCCACAGAGACTGAAGAAAAAACAGATGCAGAGCCCAACTTACAAGTGGGGGAAGAATCGAATGACAAAACTGCCTTCCAACAGATTGAAGATTTTATCAAATTATTAACGACCTATAGGGAACGGGTCACAGCCATCATTCGCAATTTACAATCCTCAAGAATCTTTGAACTCACTGGTGATCCGTCGGAAAATAAAAACATCGTGGGGAATTTTGCTCGGGAAATGGATGCACAAGTATTTGAAGCCATCGACAAAATGGTAGACCTTCACAAAGAAATGACATCATATCCTCGTCCTATTACGTATTATATTTCGAAAGCACCCGCAGAAAAAAGGGAAGAAATGAAATTGATTGAATCGGATAAGGAAAAATTAAACAGACTCCATCTGTTTGAAATGCAAAGACTTTCCGATATAATTGTTAAGGACTTCAAAAAACTGAGTTTGCAATTATTGAATATTTTAAATCTGAAGAGTGACATTCAGGTAAAACAATTACAGTATGCAAACCAATTGATGTACGTAGACGCAAAAAACGCATCCCTTTATTTTGCGCAAGATTTGGATAAAACCATACTTGATATAGAAAACTGGAAACTATCGAAATGA
- a CDS encoding thiolase C-terminal domain-containing protein translates to MDPILLGVSDTIESEFDSEIYKNLSPLEKYHSLLFRSVDKLFSFLGTDRSSLAPYLTDFVSIEAQSLGREGYGFTVKDANDMGFGGLACHTVDLGGASVGGAIGQAHTIVKANPYAVVLVAAADVPKSVFKQISDLKRLTATVCHKDWEMPYGATLIGLYSLLCERMMFDTGVTSEDLEEITKHFRKLAEINPRAFQYQKPLTEKQLKKPLSGVYSTPMIAIVTDHGFATLVTSEFMKQKLIDNNIIKKDAKHIYLVGSGQSAHAEYFIQKKDLKSPAALACERAVASSGLKRSDIEYAWIYDCFTGMIIHEAGLYFGVSPKDTATSLRKGKISNGVREIPINLGGGILNYQAAMALSGATGLVDVASQYGLAVDPIPEKLSTPPKVSLLGGNGGIDSINSVIIFAKEKPESVTREPMALKPLEVNVPSPKVGEQGIILTASTIYFNPGGEKKPPYLIVCSKKENGEMVLTNLFAKDGVEIVSKEGLELGKSKVEFQEKEGKIQAILLG, encoded by the coding sequence ATGGACCCAATTTTACTCGGTGTCAGCGACACCATCGAATCGGAATTTGATTCGGAAATTTATAAAAACCTTTCTCCTTTAGAAAAATACCATTCCCTACTTTTTCGTTCCGTAGATAAACTTTTTAGTTTTTTGGGAACGGATCGTTCCTCACTGGCACCCTACCTCACTGACTTTGTTTCGATTGAAGCCCAGTCTCTAGGCCGCGAAGGGTATGGATTCACTGTCAAAGATGCAAACGATATGGGTTTTGGTGGGCTTGCCTGCCATACTGTAGATTTGGGTGGCGCGAGTGTGGGTGGTGCCATCGGGCAAGCCCATACCATAGTCAAAGCCAATCCTTATGCCGTAGTTCTTGTGGCCGCTGCCGACGTCCCTAAATCTGTATTCAAACAGATATCTGATTTAAAACGACTCACAGCCACAGTATGTCACAAAGATTGGGAAATGCCCTATGGGGCAACACTTATCGGCCTCTATTCCTTGTTATGTGAAAGAATGATGTTTGATACCGGCGTAACTAGCGAAGACCTGGAAGAAATCACAAAACACTTTCGAAAGTTGGCAGAAATCAATCCCCGTGCTTTCCAATACCAAAAGCCACTGACAGAAAAACAGTTAAAAAAACCTCTTTCTGGTGTTTATAGTACACCTATGATCGCAATTGTTACCGACCATGGATTTGCTACCCTCGTGACTTCCGAATTCATGAAACAGAAGTTAATCGACAACAATATTATCAAAAAAGATGCAAAACATATTTATTTGGTGGGTTCCGGTCAAAGTGCCCATGCAGAATACTTTATCCAAAAGAAGGACTTAAAAAGCCCTGCGGCCCTTGCTTGCGAAAGAGCAGTGGCTTCCTCTGGTCTCAAACGATCGGACATTGAATATGCTTGGATTTATGATTGTTTTACAGGAATGATCATCCATGAAGCAGGATTGTATTTTGGAGTATCTCCAAAAGATACAGCCACCTCCCTTCGCAAAGGCAAAATCTCCAATGGAGTACGAGAGATTCCGATCAATTTAGGTGGGGGGATTTTGAACTACCAAGCAGCCATGGCTCTTTCTGGTGCCACTGGTCTTGTGGATGTAGCAAGCCAGTATGGTTTAGCCGTAGATCCCATTCCAGAAAAACTTTCAACCCCACCTAAGGTAAGTTTATTGGGTGGGAATGGTGGGATTGATAGCATCAACTCAGTGATTATATTTGCAAAAGAGAAACCAGAATCTGTGACCAGAGAACCAATGGCCTTAAAGCCATTAGAAGTCAATGTTCCAAGTCCCAAAGTAGGAGAACAAGGAATCATTCTTACTGCAAGCACCATCTATTTCAATCCGGGAGGAGAGAAAAAACCTCCTTATCTCATCGTTTGTTCAAAAAAAGAAAATGGAGAGATGGTCCTTACCAACCTTTTTGCAAAAGATGGAGTAGAGATTGTTTCTAAAGAGGGATTGGAACTTGGAAAATCCAAAGTAGAGTTCCAAGAGAAAGAGGGAAAGATCCAAGCCATTTTGTTGGGTTAA
- a CDS encoding nucleotidyltransferase domain-containing protein: MDQDLQNLKAQIVTLVNPLKIILFGSRAKGNFNHSSDYDILVIMPDGTNKRKTAQFLYQNIENINISYDFVVATENTLEKYSKSHHLIYFHALKDGIELYAA; this comes from the coding sequence ATGGATCAAGATTTACAAAATTTAAAGGCTCAAATCGTTACACTTGTAAATCCACTTAAAATAATTCTTTTTGGATCAAGAGCAAAGGGCAATTTCAATCATTCCAGTGATTACGATATTTTGGTAATTATGCCAGATGGTACAAATAAAAGAAAAACTGCTCAATTCTTATATCAAAACATTGAAAACATAAATATCTCATATGATTTTGTTGTGGCAACAGAGAATACATTAGAAAAATATTCGAAGTCCCACCATTTAATCTATTTTCATGCTCTCAAAGATGGAATAGAACTTTATGCAGCTTGA
- the pheS gene encoding phenylalanine--tRNA ligase subunit alpha, giving the protein MSLSQEIESLVKEAESVLSSATSEQELDSFKNQFLGKKGKLTSVLKGLASLSVEEKKTVGKQANEAQSKLESFVETKRSSLKESFYENQLGKEFFDSLRPLASKERGSLHPISQIQYEIEDIFTSMGFSVMDGPEVETDENNFGALNFTEDHPARDMQDTFYTSDGNLLRTHTSAIQVRALRKLKPPFRIIAPGRVFRYEEVDASHENTFYQVEGMVVGENISVAHLIYTMETLLSRVFRKEIKTRLRPGYFPFVEPGFELDINCLVCNGDGCSVCKHSGWLELLPCGLVHPNVLESAGLDSKKWTGFAFGLGLDRLVMMRYGIHDIRYFQSGNLRFLKQF; this is encoded by the coding sequence ATGAGCCTATCCCAAGAAATCGAATCTTTAGTCAAAGAGGCTGAGTCTGTTTTATCATCTGCGACTTCAGAACAAGAATTGGATTCTTTCAAAAACCAGTTCCTTGGTAAAAAAGGAAAACTCACTTCTGTTTTAAAGGGTCTTGCTTCCCTTTCCGTCGAAGAGAAAAAAACAGTCGGAAAACAGGCAAACGAAGCACAAAGTAAACTGGAGAGTTTTGTAGAAACAAAACGATCATCCTTAAAAGAAAGTTTTTATGAAAATCAATTGGGCAAAGAATTTTTTGATAGTTTGCGTCCGCTTGCTTCTAAAGAAAGAGGGAGCCTTCATCCCATTTCCCAAATCCAATACGAAATCGAAGATATCTTTACCTCCATGGGATTTTCAGTCATGGATGGACCCGAAGTCGAAACAGATGAAAACAATTTCGGTGCCCTAAACTTTACCGAAGACCATCCAGCGCGTGATATGCAAGATACCTTTTACACATCTGACGGAAACTTACTCCGAACTCATACTTCTGCCATTCAGGTTCGTGCTCTTCGTAAATTAAAGCCACCATTTCGTATCATTGCACCAGGTCGTGTGTTTCGTTATGAAGAAGTGGACGCCTCCCATGAAAATACTTTCTACCAAGTAGAAGGGATGGTTGTCGGAGAAAATATTTCTGTGGCTCATTTGATTTATACGATGGAGACACTTCTTTCTCGTGTGTTTCGTAAAGAAATCAAAACAAGATTACGCCCTGGTTACTTTCCTTTTGTGGAACCTGGTTTTGAACTCGATATCAACTGTTTGGTTTGTAACGGGGATGGTTGCAGTGTGTGCAAACATTCGGGTTGGTTGGAGTTACTTCCTTGTGGTCTTGTACATCCGAATGTTCTCGAATCAGCAGGACTCGATTCTAAAAAATGGACTGGGTTTGCCTTTGGTCTTGGCCTGGATCGTTTGGTGATGATGCGCTATGGAATTCATGACATCCGGTATTTCCAATCGGGGAATTTGCGTTTTTTAAAACAGTTTTAA
- a CDS encoding UDP-N-acetylmuramate--L-alanine ligase, with product MKIFMVGIGGIAMGNLAYMLKQQGHDVSGSDQNLYPPMSDKLVEWGLSPKSGYRKENVKGSDLVIIGNAISRGNPEVEEVLNTGMEYMSMAQAIGTFFLKGKKPIVISGTHGKTTTTFLTHWILESIGLKPGLFVGGIRKDGYPGFALGEGDYFVIEGDEYDSAFFDKSSKFLHYRPYYLAMNALDFDHADIFSDLNAIKTMFKRLLNLVPGRGKVFYWKGSKNLVEITKEYKHAPVESFDLGDKNSIFKYEKGVLSEIRTKAKLKPSLIGSHNYRNVEVAVRICLEIAPQKRKEILEAVESFPGVKRRQENLFVSAFSLLVEDFAHHPVAIQETIKAHKEAYPGYKIISLFEPRSATSHRNVFQDDFAKCFKGSDVSIVTEVYQVDKVNKSLRLNVKKLVKDITKNTKKEALYAKDPKEIPTLLKKILPKFQKDKVIILAMSNGAFGGIYPELKSLIQMRETV from the coding sequence TTGAAAATCTTTATGGTCGGCATTGGTGGGATTGCTATGGGCAATTTGGCTTATATGCTCAAACAACAAGGTCATGATGTATCAGGTTCGGATCAAAATCTTTATCCACCTATGTCCGACAAGTTGGTAGAGTGGGGACTTTCACCTAAATCTGGTTATCGTAAAGAAAATGTAAAAGGTTCCGATTTAGTTATCATTGGAAATGCGATCTCTCGTGGGAATCCTGAAGTAGAAGAAGTTCTAAATACCGGAATGGAATACATGAGTATGGCGCAAGCGATTGGAACTTTTTTTCTAAAAGGGAAAAAACCCATCGTGATCTCAGGGACTCACGGAAAAACAACCACTACCTTTTTGACCCATTGGATTTTGGAATCCATCGGACTGAAACCCGGCCTCTTTGTAGGTGGAATTCGAAAGGATGGATATCCCGGATTTGCACTTGGGGAAGGGGATTATTTTGTCATCGAAGGAGATGAATACGATTCTGCTTTCTTTGATAAAAGTTCCAAATTTTTACATTATAGACCTTACTACTTAGCAATGAATGCTTTGGATTTTGATCATGCTGATATTTTTTCGGACTTAAATGCAATTAAAACCATGTTCAAACGCCTGTTAAATTTGGTCCCTGGTCGCGGTAAGGTTTTTTATTGGAAGGGTTCCAAAAATCTTGTGGAGATTACCAAAGAATACAAACACGCTCCTGTGGAATCCTTTGATTTAGGAGATAAAAATTCCATTTTTAAATACGAAAAAGGTGTTTTGTCTGAAATTAGAACTAAGGCCAAATTAAAACCATCTCTCATCGGTTCACATAACTATCGCAATGTGGAAGTGGCTGTACGTATTTGTTTGGAAATTGCTCCTCAAAAAAGAAAAGAAATTTTAGAAGCAGTAGAATCTTTCCCCGGTGTGAAACGGAGACAAGAAAATCTTTTTGTCTCGGCTTTTAGTTTACTTGTAGAGGACTTTGCCCACCATCCCGTTGCCATCCAAGAAACCATCAAAGCTCATAAGGAAGCTTATCCAGGATATAAAATCATTTCTCTCTTTGAACCAAGGAGTGCCACTTCCCATAGAAATGTATTCCAAGATGATTTTGCTAAATGTTTTAAAGGAAGTGATGTAAGTATTGTTACCGAAGTCTACCAAGTGGACAAGGTAAACAAATCCCTTCGCCTGAACGTAAAAAAGTTGGTGAAGGATATCACAAAGAATACAAAGAAAGAAGCTTTGTATGCAAAAGATCCCAAAGAAATTCCTACTCTCTTAAAAAAGATTCTACCAAAATTCCAAAAAGATAAAGTCATCATCCTTGCGATGTCTAACGGTGCCTTTGGTGGAATTTATCCTGAATTAAAATCATTAATCCAAATGCGAGAAACTGTATGA
- a CDS encoding restriction endonuclease subunit S, with protein MKQKISLVVLAFVGLFLLFYWMEDHPENISETNYWKEDWKSIQYVPPKADWCGIAEPKFAEEVMVFRKIPRGWNQTPLYTVTSIKDGKTISYEANYNVKNSFSELSVLKTKLIEKSTADIQKSYCLGENSPSLALSEENGSTIEFSKDKQLFFGKKIGSDEGRVSVLVHEEIIAPYNYLIEKFRTPATNFREKMYITFNDGYLKDFSFSGQIVNVKAENRAKKNQYNVYVNDWSRTTGERIVLPPDVGNQWESVVKGLKVEFYSDEVGAPQFPEVSLTQNPEAVLDVVQSEGIKFRLSFYPLWETDSGKWRPVRRELVPYFSETVTWIKEESFQNLVNAVMKVKNASRYERPNQKIQ; from the coding sequence ATGAAACAGAAAATTAGTTTAGTTGTTTTAGCCTTTGTTGGACTTTTTTTACTTTTTTATTGGATGGAAGACCATCCAGAAAATATTTCAGAAACGAATTATTGGAAAGAAGATTGGAAGTCCATTCAGTATGTTCCCCCTAAAGCCGATTGGTGTGGGATAGCGGAGCCAAAGTTTGCAGAAGAAGTTATGGTGTTTCGTAAGATCCCTCGTGGTTGGAACCAAACCCCCTTATATACGGTGACTTCTATAAAAGATGGAAAAACCATTTCTTATGAAGCCAATTATAATGTTAAAAACAGTTTTTCGGAACTCAGTGTTCTCAAAACAAAATTGATCGAAAAATCGACTGCAGACATTCAAAAGTCCTATTGTTTAGGAGAGAATTCTCCTTCTTTAGCTTTATCAGAAGAGAATGGTTCTACGATTGAATTTTCAAAAGACAAACAGTTGTTTTTTGGTAAAAAAATTGGATCTGACGAAGGACGTGTGTCTGTTTTAGTTCATGAGGAAATCATTGCTCCCTATAACTATTTGATCGAAAAGTTCCGCACTCCCGCCACCAATTTCCGCGAAAAAATGTATATAACATTTAACGATGGTTATCTTAAGGATTTTTCTTTTTCTGGCCAAATTGTCAATGTAAAGGCTGAAAACCGAGCCAAAAAAAACCAATACAATGTTTATGTGAATGATTGGAGTCGGACTACGGGAGAGAGGATTGTTTTGCCACCGGATGTGGGAAACCAATGGGAGTCGGTGGTGAAAGGTTTAAAAGTGGAATTTTATTCCGATGAAGTGGGTGCCCCTCAGTTTCCGGAAGTATCTCTCACACAAAACCCGGAAGCTGTTTTGGATGTGGTCCAATCGGAAGGAATCAAATTTCGACTCTCCTTTTACCCTTTATGGGAAACCGATTCGGGAAAATGGAGACCAGTTCGTAGGGAACTTGTTCCTTATTTTTCCGAGACTGTCACTTGGATCAAAGAAGAAAGCTTCCAAAATTTGGTGAATGCAGTCATGAAAGTGAAAAATGCTTCCCGTTACGAGCGTCCCAACCAGAAAATCCAATAA
- a CDS encoding motility-associated ABC transporter substrate-binding family protein, translated as MFLTADRVLPFISLLSLFAYFLFDGMVVDPKKRIFFFGVVFLFLASDTIVRAFSKGLRKEDRNRYIAAGFGIGAFLLSVLRDFLDLKPVAGFNEEVSAIPKVREFLLLCVVLLSIVFLLQIILLEIGKSSLEAQSNLAKSKSSLLQNAVLGFLFVLPILVAVNYFAIKRNYNFDLSSQGKFSLSQISRNLIKPIAKDVTITAFYPRPLEADGPANGDKLAAFALTRVRPDIEILLDQIKAENSHITIQFINADVEVDLLKEFGQVSNGTIFVRSKKQSLLTSGTPFAEERVIAKEPKDLEDLERKLVGALLNVTTEQKKVYFTVSNGERYGMSFKALPNEQVNRFVSSLQFLNFKVAELGFAQGWPSKLPEDAEMLVVLGPTVPFSKEAKEELTKFVLEKNGKLLITMEPKGNEDFSWLLASAGLKFKSSQLIEREEKPGFVVAKRFPDHRLTDLLQKKDMGVLFPYSGYLETDTTIPSPYAFKSETLLESGFEAYSDENKNGKLDPDEKRESKILSIVLTPNSLTNEKAGKIILHTGTSWVTDQFIPYAMNSQFSTVSITGLFQDVAVAEIPLKKEELDTISLSDNQKLIAWVIGVFLFPGFILAVGSYFVYARRKGSMIEV; from the coding sequence ATGTTTTTAACAGCAGATCGAGTTTTACCATTTATTAGTTTACTTTCACTTTTCGCCTATTTCCTGTTCGATGGAATGGTCGTAGATCCCAAAAAAAGAATTTTCTTTTTCGGAGTGGTCTTTTTATTTTTAGCATCGGATACCATCGTTCGTGCTTTTTCCAAAGGATTACGAAAGGAAGATCGGAATCGTTATATTGCTGCTGGTTTTGGAATCGGTGCTTTTTTATTATCGGTTTTACGTGATTTTCTGGATTTGAAACCGGTAGCTGGATTCAATGAGGAAGTCAGTGCGATCCCCAAAGTTCGAGAATTCTTATTACTTTGTGTAGTTCTCCTATCCATTGTATTTTTACTCCAAATCATTTTACTGGAGATTGGAAAATCTTCTTTGGAAGCACAGAGTAATTTGGCAAAATCCAAAAGTTCTCTTTTACAAAATGCCGTTTTGGGTTTTTTGTTTGTTTTGCCGATTTTAGTGGCGGTTAATTATTTTGCGATTAAACGAAACTATAACTTCGATTTGAGTAGCCAGGGGAAATTTTCCCTTTCACAAATTTCAAGAAACCTAATCAAACCAATCGCAAAGGATGTTACCATCACTGCGTTTTATCCTCGTCCTCTGGAAGCCGATGGTCCAGCAAATGGTGATAAACTGGCTGCCTTTGCGCTTACACGAGTTCGTCCTGATATTGAAATTTTATTGGACCAAATCAAAGCAGAAAACTCTCACATTACCATCCAGTTCATCAATGCGGATGTGGAAGTGGATTTGCTAAAAGAATTTGGACAGGTTTCCAATGGAACCATCTTTGTTCGTTCAAAGAAACAATCACTTTTGACATCAGGAACTCCTTTTGCAGAAGAAAGAGTCATTGCTAAAGAACCTAAAGATTTGGAAGATCTAGAACGTAAGTTAGTGGGTGCACTTCTCAATGTCACTACCGAACAGAAGAAAGTTTATTTTACAGTCTCCAATGGTGAACGATATGGAATGTCTTTTAAAGCTCTTCCGAATGAACAAGTGAATCGATTTGTTTCTTCTTTACAGTTTTTGAATTTTAAAGTGGCAGAGCTGGGGTTTGCTCAAGGTTGGCCATCCAAGTTACCAGAAGATGCTGAAATGCTTGTGGTTCTTGGACCTACAGTTCCCTTTTCTAAAGAAGCAAAAGAAGAACTCACAAAATTCGTTTTGGAAAAAAATGGAAAACTTCTCATCACCATGGAACCGAAAGGAAACGAAGATTTTAGTTGGTTACTTGCCTCTGCCGGACTAAAATTTAAATCTTCTCAGTTAATTGAAAGAGAAGAAAAACCAGGATTTGTTGTAGCAAAACGTTTTCCAGACCACAGACTTACCGACTTACTTCAGAAAAAAGATATGGGAGTTTTATTTCCTTACAGCGGTTATTTGGAAACAGATACAACGATTCCTTCTCCTTATGCATTTAAGTCGGAGACTTTACTTGAGTCTGGGTTTGAAGCATATTCCGACGAAAACAAAAATGGAAAATTGGATCCAGACGAAAAAAGAGAAAGTAAAATTCTATCCATTGTGCTTACACCAAACTCTCTTACGAATGAAAAAGCGGGGAAAATTATTTTACACACAGGAACTTCTTGGGTGACAGACCAGTTCATTCCGTACGCTATGAATTCTCAATTTTCTACAGTTTCCATCACTGGTTTGTTTCAAGATGTTGCTGTTGCCGAAATTCCTTTAAAAAAAGAAGAACTTGATACCATATCGTTATCAGACAACCAAAAGTTAATCGCTTGGGTGATTGGAGTGTTTTTATTCCCTGGATTCATTTTGGCAGTGGGATCTTACTTTGTATATGCCAGACGAAAGGGTTCCATGATTGAAGTATGA